One Dictyostelium discoideum AX4 chromosome 3 chromosome, whole genome shotgun sequence genomic region harbors:
- the tom7 gene encoding translocase of outer mitochondrial membrane, protein MEMEKYYEYQNSILSILKKTFYYGFIPLVLFKGWRSMKNPNIAEFIFGPLGIMEQ, encoded by the coding sequence ATGGAAATGGAAAAATATTACGAATATCAAAACAGTAttctttcaattttaaaaaagaccTTTTACTATGGTTTCATTccattagttttatttaaaggtTGGAGATCAATGAAGAACCCAAATATTGCAGAATTTATCTTTGGTCCATTAGGAATTATGGaacaataa
- the yipf6 gene encoding Yip1 domain-containing protein, protein MIESENPNTLDEPVIQTILRDLKMIGFKLYHVILPRGNAANVLRDWDLWGPLILCLVMAIFLSISAEEQKALEFTIVFVVVWCGAAIVTVNGQLLCGNISFFQSVCILGYCIFPLTIATIIIWIIQNFTMIVKLPIVGGAWFWSSFASYGFLGSSVPESRRLLAVYPVLLFYLVIAWLVVVQ, encoded by the exons ATGATAGAATCAGAGAACCCAAATACGTTAGATGAACCAGTCATTCAAACAAtt CTTAGggatttaaaaatgattggatttaaattatatcatGTTATTTTACCAAGAGGAAATGCAGCTAATGTTTTAAGAGATTGGGATTTATGGGGTCCTTTAATTTTATGTTTAGTTATGGCAAT atttttatcaatttcagcTTGAGAGGAACAAAAAGCATTAGAATTtacaattgtttttgttgttgtttggtGTGGGGCAGCAATTGTTACAGTAAATGGGCAATTATTATGTGGTAATAT ATCATTCTTTCAAAGCGTTTGTATTTTGGGTTATTGTATATTCCCATTAACTATAgcaacaattattatatgGATCATTCAAAATTTTACTATGATAGTTAAATTACCAATCGTTGGTGGTGCTTGGTTTTGGTCTTCATTTG catcATATGGATTTTTAGGATCATCAGTTCCAGAATCTCGTAGACTTTTAGCAGTTTATccagttttattattttatttagttaTTGCTTGGTTAGTTGTCGTACAATAG
- the arcB gene encoding actin related protein 2/3 complex, 34 kDa subunit, producing MLLLETHNRILYDEVISHFEGDRRVNNIFADFDGVKFNVQTSDDKSSLMVSVSLHAAADLLKNGGSALLKSVYGDMLQAKPEGGYDVTLVIQSSFSGNKEELAKKVSLLKRHLVAAPFLMVFEGIEAKKPLPEIIAINYRTDETFYLKPQGDNVIVIFDIAFKDADDVILSKIFLQSFVDVRKTISNVPSITFSQKDPPLELKGVKGVRAGQANHGFVSFVLFPAHIKKPQESADLIQTFRDYLHYHIKCAKGYMHTSMRNRVESLIQVLNRAKPEPVNTVKRTITGKFFKQN from the exons atgttattattagaaaCACACAATCGTATTTTATATGATGAAGTTATTTCACATTTTGAAGGTGACAGAAGAGTAAACAACATCTTTGCCGATTTTGATGGTGTCAAATTCAATGTTCAAACATCTGATGATAAATCATCACTCATGGTATCTGTTTCACTCCACGCTGCAGCTGATCTCTTAAAGAATGGTGGTTCCGCCCTCCTCAAAAGTGTTTATGGTGATATGCTTCAAGCAAAACCAGAAGGTGGTTATGATGTTACACTCGTCATTCAATCATCATTCTCTGGTAATAAag aGGAACTTGCAAAAAAAGttagtttattaaaaagacATTTAGTTGCTGCTCCATTTTTAATGGTATTTGAAGGTATTGAAGCAAAGAAACCACTTCCAGAAATTATTGCAATCAACTATCGTACTGATGAAACCTTTTACTTAAAACCACAAGGTGACAATGTCATTGTTATCTTTGATATTGCTTTCAAAGATGCTGATGATGtcattttatcaaaaatctttttacaa tcaTTTGTTGATGTTCGTAAGACAATTTCAAATGTACCATCAATTACTTTCTCTCAAAAAGATCCACCACTTGAATTAAAAGGTGTCAAAGGTGTTAGAGCAGGTCAAGCAAACCACGGTTTTGTTTCATTTGTACTTTTCCCAGCTCATATCAAGAAACCACAAGAATCAGCCGATCTCATCCAAACATTCAGAGATTATTTACACTATCATATTAAATGTGCTAAAGGTTACATGCACACCAGTATGAGAAACCGTGTCGAATCACTCATTCAAGTACTCAATCGTGCTAAACCAGAACCAGTTAACACTGTCAAACGTACAATCACtggtaaattctttaaacaaaattaa
- the pcbd gene encoding pterin-4-alpha-carbinolamine dehydratase: MAPTLLTEEQRKELIPKDWEMVVGRDAIKKTFTFKDFNQAFSFMTRVALVAEQMNHHPEWFNVYNRVEITLATHDCSGLSVNDTKMADIMNQFFNQLHQ; encoded by the exons atggcACCAACATTATTAACTGAAGAACaaagaaaagaattaatCCCAAAAGATTGGGAAATGGTTGTTGGTAGAGATGCAATCAAAAAAACTTTTacatttaaagattttaatcaAGCTTTCAGTTTTATGACTAGAGTTGCATTAGTTGCTGAACAA atgaACCATCATCCAGAATGGTTCAATGTTTATAATAGAGTTGAAATTACACTCGCAACTCATGATTGTTCTGGTTTATCTGTTAATGATACTAAAATGGCAGATATtatgaatcaattttttaatcaattacatcaataa
- the srfB gene encoding hypothetical protein, translating into MELNMNQYDNIESNDSPPTPSSPGEEGNVEKKEKKSGRRKINIEFIGDKSRRHITFSKRKSGIMKKAYELSTLTGTQVLLIVASETGHVYTFATPKLQPLITKQEGKTLIQACLNTPDVPPVSKDDGNNNNGNNSNNNNNSNNNNSSNNNNNGNNNNGNTNNNNGNNNNSNNNNSGNNNNNNNNNSYNNNNNNNNNNNNNNNNNNCKEEQNMNIPNERKSKNNINNNNNNQNNNQNNNQNNNNLTQPIQNLQLPLQQNIIAQQQQQLNQQAALQQQMTQQIDQKLYNLQLQQQQMQQQQQIQNISGGSGNNSNGYINGNGMNGNNNNNNNSNNIPEYGQVIIQSYRGSNSGGNNSSNNTSTNTNTNTNTNTNNNNNNSNSSNGNNSNNNSNNILPQNLTTPSPIISQPLPSIPSPSSSSSNIGNSGYSSPFSTSFSYGGYQQPFSRNYPLQSNIATNSTVSKAPSDL; encoded by the exons ATGGAATTAAATATGAATCAATATGATAACATAGAGTCAAATGACTCACCTCCAACTCCATCATCACCAGGCGAAGAGGGAAATgtagaaaagaaagaaaagaaatcgggaagaagaaaaattaatatcgAGTTTATTGGTGATAAAAGTAGAAGACATATTACTTTTAGTAAAAGAAAATCAGGTATTATGAAaaaa gcatATGAGCTTAGCACTTTAACAGGAACTcaagtattattaattgtagcATCGGAAACTGGTCATGTATATACTTTTGCCACACCAAAACTTCAACCTTTAATTACAAAACAAGAAGGAAAGACCTTAATCCAAGCATGTTTAAATACACCAGATGTTCCACCAGTTTCAAAAGATGAtggtaataacaataatggtaataatagtaataataataataatagcaataataataatagtagcaataataacaataatggtaacaataataatggtaacaccaacaataataatggtaataataataatagtaataataataatagtggtaataacaataataataataataataatagctataataataataataataataataataataataataataataataataataataattgcaaAGAAGAACAAAATATGAATATTCCAAATGAAAGAAAAAGTAagaacaatattaataataataataataatcaaaataataaccaaaataataaccaaaataacaataatttaacccaaccaattcaaaatttacaattacctttacaacaaaatattatagctcaacaacaacaacaattaaaccAACAAGCAGctcttcaacaacaaatgacTCAACAAATTGATCAAAAGTTATATAACctacaattacaacaacagcaaatgcaacaacaacaacaaattcaaaatatttctGGCGGTAGCGGTAATAACTCAAATGGATATATCAATGGTAATGGAAtgaatggtaataataataataataataatagtaataatattccAGAGTATGGTCAAGTTATAATACAATCTTATAGAGGGTCTAATAGTGgcggtaataatagtagcaaTAACACCAGCaccaatacaaatacaaacacaaacacaaacaccaataataataataataatagtaacagtagtaatggtaacaatagtaacaataacTCAAATAATATCCTACCACAAAATTTAacaacaccatcaccaaTCATTTCTCAACCACTTCCTTCTATACCATCaccttcatcatcttcatcaaataTTGGTAACAGTGGATATTCATCACCTTTTTCAACAAGTTTCTCATATGGTGGTTACCAGCAACCATTTTCCAGAAATTATCCATTGCAATCTAATATAGCTACAAATTCCACAGTTTCAAAGGCTCCAAGTGATCTTTAA
- the rabV gene encoding Rab GTPase, whose product MSNKKNNIIKIMILGEKEVGKSSLLIRATKDEFNSQYIPTIGIDFDYKIMEIKGEKYKLQIWDYVSHDHINVFNKQVLSNTKIILLLFDLTNKSSFDSINNWLLKLDQSNKDNSIQIFLVGTKSDLISNRQVSLLDIQSKFIQNNNNNNNNNNNNNNNNNNNNNNNNNNNNNSNNNNNNNLQYFEISSKDNNNVEFLFTSVIDYYLLKAQPKFEEEIKNKKKKLKITVSWFDI is encoded by the exons atgagtaacaaaaaaaacaatataattaaaataatgatattaggAGAAAAGGAAGTTGgaaaatcatcattattaataagaGCTACT aaagaTGAATTTAACTCACAATATATACCAACAATTGGAATAgattttgattataaaattatggAGATTAAAGgagaaaaatataaattacaaatttggGATTATGTTTCCCATGATCAtattaatgtttttaataaacaagttttatcaaatacaaaaataatactattattatttgatcttacaaataaatcatcttttgattctataaataattggttattaaaattggatcaatcaaataaagataattcaattcaaatatttttagttGGTACAAAATcagatttaatttcaaatagaCAAGTTTCGTTATTAGATattcaatcaaaatttattcaaaataataataataataataataataataataataataataataataataataataataataataataataataataataataataatagtaataataataataataataatttacaatattttgaaatttcgtcgaaagataataataatgttgaatttctttttacttCGGTTATtgactattatttattaaaagctCAACCGAAATTCGAAGAAGAGATAAAGaacaaaaaaa aaaaattaaaaataactgTTTCGTGGTTTGACATTTGA
- the rab5B gene encoding Rab GTPase, translating into MSNANNNGQATAKGGCCGGGGSQDNKANQNSGIVVSNTSTDNRNKFDKGFKLVLLGEMNTGKTCISSRLVRNEFGPTDSTIGAAFLVKSMVVDNINIKLEIWDTAGQERYRSLTPMYYRGAAAAVVVYDITKKNTFETLKRWVSELQKHASPNLILALAGNKVDLPNREVQVDEVNRYISELGNAIFFETSAASGQNINELFTEICRRLIENYK; encoded by the exons atgtcAAATGCAAATAACAATGGACAAGCAACAGCTAAAGGAGgatgttgtggtggtggtggatcACAAGATAATAAAGCAAATCAAAATAGTGGTATTGTAGTTTCAAACACAAGCACagataatagaaataaatttgataaaggTTTTAAACTAGTTTTATTAGGTGAAATGAATACTGGTAAAACTTGTATTTCCTCAAGATTAGTTAGAAATGAATTTGGTCCAACTGATTCAACTATTgg gGCTGCATTTTTAGTTAAAAGTATGGTAGtagataatataaatattaagtTGGAAATATGGGATACTGCAGGACAAGAACGTTATAGATCTTTAACTCCAATGTATTATAGAGGTGCAGCTGCTGCAGTTGTGGTTTATGATATCACTAAAAAGAATACATTTGAAACTTTAAAGAGATGGGTATCAGAATTACAAAAACATGCATCACCAAATCTTATTTTAGCATTGGCCGGTAATAAAGTTGATCTTCCAAATAGAGAGGTTCAAGTTGATGAAGTTAATCGTTATATCTCCGAATTGGGTAATGCTATTTTCTTTGAAACTTCCGCTGCTTCTGGTCAAAATATCAATGAATTATTCACTGAAATTTGTAGaagattaattgaaaattataaataa